DNA sequence from the Nicotiana tomentosiformis chromosome 3, ASM39032v3, whole genome shotgun sequence genome:
CTTCTTCTGATATTGTAGTAAATCATTCAATATTTGAAATACGACTTTCAAATATTATTCCTTCCATGACGCTTGGAGATTAAATCTCTAAAAATAATCTTCCTTGATAAATTCATCAGATGATATTCTCTTTCCCGTATTTGTTTGGATCTTTACCAGGATCTTCTTTGTTGAATAAACCAGCATCTTCTTTCTTGAATAGGCATGTGCAATAATAAGATTACCACAATtaaatattctttgattaataATTATGTTGGTTTGTTATCATAAAAATCAATGTGTGAAACCTTGAAGCTAACATGACTAACTTCCAGAAACATTATCGGTGGCTTCAAATAACCCCAATGGGAGAGTTCGAGCCCCTCCTAACTTGCCTATAAATCAAACGGCTCCAAGAATCGGTAACATCGCCTTGAGGGAGGAGTTTAGATCGAACAACAACCAAGCAGGCAGTGCAGGAAGATCTGAAATGAAAACAACGTAGATGATCCTTTCAATACCGAGTTCTTGAGGTGGATGAGATAAATAAATGCTCGAATGGATCAGAATGCAAAAAAGTTTCACGTCCGAATGGATAAAATCATGGGGCACCTCCAATCTTAAAAGGTTCGGACTCAACGAAGTATGTATAGTTTCTGTTTAAACCTAGTGCGGCTCCGAAGTTGATTCCAAAGAAATTCAAGATGTCGGATGTTCCAAAATATGATGGAATATTAGATCCACAGAAACACATTACAACTTACACTACAGTTGTAAAGGAAAACGATTTGGCTCCATATGAGATCGAATCAGTCTTGTTAAAGAAAGTAGGAGAAATGCTAACAAAAAGGGCTACATCGCCATGTCTTGTAGCACAAATGACCTCAAATGGACCACACCATCGAGGCTGGAGCTTTCTAAGGAAGAGCTTCAATCTCCACTTACACACAAGCACAAATTGACCCGGCTCAAACTCACAATGCATAAGGTTATTGTCACACCACTTCTTTATCTTTCCCTTATATAATTTTACATTTTCAACCAACTGCAGCTTTTTAGGCTTACTTCTCTTTGTGATGGCATCAACACTCACATCAATCTCGGGATCTCTTGCCTTTGGTTCAATCACCGAAATCATGCACAAGTTCTCATAATGCTTGGGAAGGTTGAGCGCCTTGCACATATTAAATGTAACTTCTTCATCATGCACTCTCATATTTAGCTTGACTTCCTTACATCAATTAGTGCTCCtccagtggccaagaatggccACCCCTAAATAATTGGAACTTCCTCATCGGCCATGCAATCGAGAATAATGAAATCAACGGGAAAGATGAACTTCCCCACTCGAACCAGCACATCTTCAATTATCCCTTTGGGCACTGCTAATGACCGATTCGCTAGTTGTAGAGTTATAGTGGTAGGCCTTAAGTGCTCCCAATTCGAGCTACTTGAAAACAGATAGAGGCATCATATTAATGCTCACTCCCAGGCTCTACTAACCTCGTGTTTTCCTATCGCCAAGGGAATTGTGAAATAACCTGGATCCTTCAACTTAGGTGGGAGCTTACTCTGTACTCTAGTattgcactcctcagtaagtacAACTGTTTCAAACTCTGTCAACCTTCTTTTATTGGCCACGATGTCTCTCAAGTACTTGGCATATTTAGGAACTTCTTGCAGCACTTCTATCAAAGGTAGATTCACCCGCACCTGGCTCAAGATATCTAAGAACTTTTTATACTTGGACTCATCTTTCGACTTTTGCAACCTTTGAGGAAAAGGCGGTGGTGGCCTTACCTCTATCTCTTGCCTGTGTTCAACATCTTTCTTTTCAGCTTCTACCTCTGGTTGAGGTACCAATCTTTCAAAAACTTCTTTAGGCACATACTTTTTGTGAGGAAACTCCTCCAATGCTTTCCCACTTCTTAGATTAATTGCTTGTACCTATCTAATGGGACTTTTCTCATTATCACTTGGGAGTGTTCCAGTAGGTCGAGTATTTTTTTTGTGTAGCTAACTGCCTAATCTGCCTTTCTAAATTTCTAATTTCAGTCCTCAACTGCTGGTTATCAATTAACAGCTTTTTCAACATATCATTGGTGCTTTCTTCTACCTGTTGTGGTGGCTTTTGGGGTTGATTGTAGTTCCCTTGGGGTCTGTATTGATTTTGAGTAGCCTGATTTCCACCCCATGAGAAGTTCGGGTGATTCATCCAGTTAGGAttataagtgttcccatattgcacATTTTGATTTGTTGGACCTCTATTCTGTTGGCCCACATAATAAATAGATTTTGGATTCACCGAACATTGGTCACTCATGTGACTTTCTCCACAAATTTCACAACATCTAGACATTTGTTGCACATGCTGCGCTTGTTGCATTGTCATCTGATTTACTGGTTGGCTAACTTTGCTCTATcagctctcatggctgagaaatcatcaagctcaTTAACACATGATGCCTTCTATTTAAGTGCTCTTTGTggttccccatctccttgccaattattatcGTTAGCCATGAAATTGTTCAGCATGAGCTGGATTTCAGTATACGGTCTAGCCATGCAACTACCTCCACAGGCCGAATCAAGATTCATCTTGGATGCTTCGTCTAACACATCAACAAAAGTATGACCCAGGACTTTATCAGTCTGACAGTGATGTGGGCAAACTTTGAGTAGATTTTATATCTCTCCTAGGCTTGACGTAGAGTCTCACCATATTTTTGTTGAAACCCCAGAATTTGGCTTCTTAGTGACTTTGTTGTCTTTGTGGGAAAGAATTGGATAAGGAATTTCGGTGCTAGATCATCCCATGTTCGAATTGAGTTTTCTGGCTCTTTGTTCAACCACTCCTTTGCTTCCCCCAACAGAGAAAAGGGAAACAAGTTCGGTCTGACATAGTATTTGGCGACGTTCGGATAGTTATATGTATCCGTAATCTCCAAAAAAACATTATATGTGCATCTGTAGATATTCACTTGGCAAACCTACGAATTTCCCTATGGATTGGATCAGTTTCACCATGTACTGTTGCAGCTCGAAGTGCCCAGTTATATCAGGCTTCACGATAGCCTGATTCATGTTCGCAAGACTAGGCCTTACGGCCTCAATCACCGGTCTCTCATCATTCTCTGCCATTTCGATTGGCAGTGGTTTGACTACAACGCCCAACTATGCAGTTCTTGATCTTGCTTCCGCCTCCCTCCTTAacttgatgtaacgacccggttattcgttctgagagttatagccctgtttcccctatTTCTACTTCTTATTGTGTTGTTCAGTTGTTTTGAATtatatcgagttggtaggtttggatTCGGAGTagtttttggagtgaaatgaatacTTAGTCTTTTATTTAGAAAGCCAAGTTAGAAAAAGTCAACCAGAAGttaacttatgagtaaacgaattcggatttggatttttatgattcggctagcttcgttgggtgattttagacttaggagtgtgtctggaatgtaatttggaggtccgtggtaaaattaggcttgaattggcgaaagttagaaatttggcgattttggtcagtagtggaaaattaggtatcgtggtcggaatggaatttcggaagttgaaataggttcatagtgtcatttgggatgtgtgtgcaaaatttgaggttattc
Encoded proteins:
- the LOC138907321 gene encoding uncharacterized protein yields the protein MTMQQAQHVQQMSRCCEICGESHMSDQCSVNPKSIYYVGQQNRGPTNQNVQYGNTYNPNWMNHPNFSWGGNQATQNQYRPQGNYNQPQKPPQQVEESTNDMLKKLLIDNQQLRTEIRNLERQIRHGKALEEFPHKKYVPKEVFERLVPQPEVEAEKKDVEHRQEIEVRPPPPFPQRLQKSKDESKYKKFLDILSQVRVNLPLIEVLQEVPKYAKYLRDIVANKRRLTEFETVVLTEECNTRVQSKLPPKLKDPGYFTIPLAIGKHEVSRAWE